The genomic interval GGCGCAGGCGCCCGCCGCCGTCGCGGCGATCCGCGAGGCCTTCGTGGCCTGCGATCCGGTCGGCTACGCCGTGTGCTGCGGGGCGATCGGCCGGATGGACCTCCGGCCGGTGCTCGGCCGCATCGGGGCGCCGACCCTCGTCATCGCCGGGCGCGACGACCCGGCGACGCCGCCCGCGATGGCCGAGGCGATCTGTGCGGGCATCCCGCAGGCGGAGCTGGTCCTGTTACCGCGCGCCGCTCATCTCCTCGCCGTCGAGCACCCGGAGGCGACGGCCGCCCATCTCGGCGCCTTCCTCGACCGGCAGCGCGGCGACCGTGCCGCCACCGGCGCCGTGCCCTTCGCGGAGGGGCTGGAGAATCGCAAGGCCGTGCTGGGCACGGCCCATGTCGAGCGCTCCCTGGCGGCGGCCGGGCGCTTTGCCGGACCCTGGCAGGACTTCATCACCCGCACGGCCTGGGGCGAGATCTGGGGCGATCCGCGCCTGCCCTGGAAGACGCGTTCCCTGGTGACCCTCGCCCTGATGGCGGCGCTGGGGCGGGAGGAGGAGTTCAAGCTCCATATCCGTCCGGCGCTCGCCAACGGACTCGACCTCGACGAGTTGCAGGCCCTGCTCCTGCAGACGGCGATCTATGCCGGAGTCCCGGCCGCCAACGGTGCCTTCCGCTGGGTGCGGGACACGCTGGGCGAGGCCGCCGATGCCGGCCCCTGAGGCCGGGGCAGGAACCCGCGCCGCCCGGCGCAGATGCGCGCCGCCGGGCGGGTCGCGGTCCGGCGCCGCGTGGGAGCGCGGGTGCAGGGCTCAGGCATCCTTGCTACCGATGCGGCGCAGGAGCGCGATCAGCTGGGCGCACTCCGCCGCATCGAGCTCGGCGAGCAGCGTCGCCTCGTGGGCGTGCAGCTGCCGCCGCACCTCCGCGAAGACCGCCTGTCCCTCGGGGGTCAGGTCGAGGACGAAGGCGCGGCGATCGGCCTCGTCGGCGCGGCGCGAGATCCAGCCCTTCTCGATCAGCTCGTTCACCAGCACGACCATGTTGGCGCGGTGGATGCCGAGCACGCGGCCGATCGCCCCTTGGTTGATGCCGGGATTGGCCTCGACGACCGACAGGATGCCGAACAGCACCTGCCGCATGCCGCTGCCTTCGATGACGCGGGCAAAGTCGTTCCGCACGGCCGTGCTGGCCCGCCGGAGATGGTAGCCCACAAGGTCCTCGATCGCGCCGAGCCGCGGCTGGAGATCCGCCGGGGCAATAACCAGTTCTGTCGCTTTCGCCACGCGGAGCCTCCCGAACCGGCGTGGCTTAACGAGACGGGCAGCAGGGTTCAAGCGGACGCCGACGCGCGCCGGGCCGGATACCGCACGCGCAGGGGCTGGGGCGCCTCAGGCAGAGGGGCCCGCCGGGCGATTCCGCTTGCGGTAGGCGGCCGGACTGATCCCCGCACGCTGGGCGAAGAAGCGCGAGAAATAGGCCGGGTCGTTGAAGCCGAGATCGAACGCGATCTTCGAGATCGGCAGCGCGGTGTAGATCAGGGCGCGCTGAGCCTCGAGCACCTGGCGCTCGTGCAGCACCGACTGCGGCGGCTTACCCACGACCTGTGTGCAGGCCGCGTGAAGGCGGTCGGGGCTGACCCCGAGATCGGCCGCGAAGCGGGCGACCGGCCAGTTCTGCCGGAGATTGGCCTCGAGCAGCCGGCGGAAGCGTCGGTAGAGCCCGGCCCGCGCCGCCGCGGCGGGCTCGGTGAAGGCACGCAGGGCGTGCGTGCGTACGACGCCGACGAGCAGAAGCTTGACCAGCGCCGCCACGGCGCTGAACGAGCCCGGCTGCGCGCCGCCGACCTCGCGCCGCAGGCCCTCGAACAGCGAGACCACGTTCATGTCGATCTCGTCGGGCGCGCCTGGGGGGCCGCTGAACACCGCCGCGGCTGTCGCGTCGAGGCGCGCGGCCTCGTGGTCGTGGGTGATGACGGAGCCCAGGAAGTCGTCGGAGAGGGAGAGGACGACCCCCTCTGTCTCCGGCCGGAACGAAAAGGCGTGCACCGTGCCGGCGGGGATCCAGAGCAGCCAGGGCGCCCGGAAGCGGTCGTTGCCCGCATCGATGCGGACCTGGCCGCCGCCCTCCGTAACCATGAGAGCCTGGGTCAGGTGGTCGTGGCGGTGGGCGGCGATCTCCCAGTCGTGCAGGCGCGCGCTCGGCCCGATCCGCTCGGCGTGCACGAAATTCGGCGCGGCGGCCTCCGCCACCTCGCCGTAGAGGCGGAAGACGGGAATCGCGCGCGTGTGGTCCGGCTGCATCGCTGGTCCTGGCCTCCCCATGGCGCGGGCGTCGCGGCGCCCAAATTCGTCCAAGTCTTTCTTGGCGGCGTGCAGGAATCCGGAATTCCGGACCTGTAGGCTCCATTGCTAGAGTGAACTTGTTCTCGGCCGGGATCTACGCCCCGGGAGCCGGAACACAGAACACGAACCGGATACACTTCGGGAGGAGATCGCCCCGCCGGCCGGCACGCGCGAGCGGCCGGATCGCGTCCGGGGCGGCCCGTGCCGCGACGGCAGGGGCGCGACCGCCGCGGGACCCCGCGTCCCGCCCGGCCGCGGTCTGCCGCGCGGCCCCTCCGCCCGGCGACGCGATGGCAGCAAGGAGGGCCTGATGACTGCGCCGAAGCCGTTCCCGATGAACGCATGGTACGCCGCGGCCTGGGATTACGAGATCAAGCGCGCGCTGACCCCGCGCCGGATCTGCGACACCCCGGTGGTGCTCTACCGCCGCGGCGACGGCGGCGTCGCCGCGCTGGAGGATGCCTGCTGGCACCGCCTTCTGCCGCTGTCGCTCGGCCATCTCCGGGGAGACGAGGTGGTGTGCGGCTATCACGGTCTGGTCTTCAACCCGGCCGGGCGCTGCACCTTCATGCCGGCGCAGGAGACCATCAACCCCTCGGCCTGCGTCCGCGCCTTCCCTGTCGTCGAGAAGTACCGGCTGATCTGGGTCTGGATGGGCGACCCGGCGCTTGCCGACCCCGCGACGGTGCCGGATTTCCACTGGAACAGCGACGCGCCGTGGGTCGGCGAGGGCGGGACCTATTACGGCCTGAAATGCGATTACCGGCTGGTGGTCGACAACCTTATGGACCTCACGCACGAGACCTACGTCCATGCCGGCTCGATCGGCGACGAGGCCATCACCCGCAACCCCTTCGACGTTACCCATGCCGGCCGCAAGGCCGTGGTGGAGCGCTGGATGGAAGGCATCGAGCCCCCGCCGTTCTGGGCTCGGATGCTCGGCCGCCCCGGCCCCGTGGACCGCTGGCAGATCATCCATTTCGAGGCGCCCGGCATCGTGGCGGGCGATGTCGGCGTGGCTCCGGCCGGGACCGGCGCGCGGACGGGCGACCGCTCGCAAGGCGTGAACGGCTTCTTCCTGGCAGCGATCACGCCCGAGACCGAGACGAGCTGCCACTATTTCTGGAACTTCGTCCGCAACTTCCGCACCGACGACCAGTCCCTCACCAAGACGCTCAACCTCGCCCATGTCAACGACGGCAACGGCGTCTACGATCAGGACTTCGCCGTGCTGGAGGCGCAGCAGCGGGCGATCGACCGCAACCCGCGCCAGCCCTTCTACAACCTGAACATCGATGCCGGCGCGCTCTGGGCCCGCCGCCTGATCGACACGATGCTGGCGGCCGAGCAGGGCGGCCCGGCCGGGGACCCGCCGCGCCTCGCGGCCGAGTAGGGCTGGCCTTCCGCGGCGCGCAGACGCCGCCGGAGGAGGAGAGGGAGTGGGACATGCACGCGAGACCCGAATGGCAGGGCGCCCGGCTCAGGGAGATCCGCGATCTGACGCCGGACATCCGCCTATTCACGATCGAACCCGAGCGCTTCGAGCGCCCGTCGCCGGGCAGCAACATCGCGATCGGCGTCCGGATCGGGGAACGGCCCGACACGCGGCGCTACTCTCTCGTCGGACTCGCGGCGGACGGGCTCTACCGGATCGCCGTCAAACGCCTGCCTGACAGCCGCGGCGGCTCCGCCTACCTCCACGGCTTGGCGCCCGGCGCGCGGCTGACGATCTCGGCGCCGGCAAACCACTTCCCGCTCAACCGGGGACGCCCGGACTACCTCCTGGTCGCGGGCGGGATCGGTATCACGCCGATCTACGGCATGGCGGTGGCGCTCGCCGAGGCGGGCGCGCCCGTCCGCGTTCTCTACACGGCGCGCGCCGCAGCGGACCTCGCCTTCGCCGACAGCCTGCGCGAACGCCTCGGCGCGCGGCTCCGGATCTTCCTCGATGAGCGGGGCGAGCGGATCGACCTCGCCGCCGAGATCGCCCGCCTCGCCTCAGGGGGCGAACTCTACATCTGCGGCCCGATCGGCCTGCGCGAGGCCGCCCAGCGCGCCTGGGCGGCGAGCGGCCGGCCCATCGACGGCCTGCGCTTCGAGACCTTCGGCAGCAGCGGTCGCTATCCCGCGGAGCCGTTCCGGGTCCGCATCCCGCGCCTTAGCCGGGAGATTCTCGTGCCGCACAACCAGAGCCTGCTGGACGCCCTGGAGGCGGCCGGGATCGCGGTGATCTCAGATTGCCGCCGCGGCGAGTGCGGCCTCTGCGCCGTGAAGGTCCTCGACCTCGCGGGCCGGCTCGACCACCGCGACGTCTTCCTCAGCGACGCCCAGAAGGACACGAACGCGCAGATCTGCACCTGCGTCTCGCGGGTGGCGGGCGGCAACCTCAGTATCGATATCGCCGACCGGAGCTGACTGTACCGATCGACTGCGAACCGGCACGCCGAGCACCTGGAATTACAATCTAGAAGCGCTGTCGCAAAAAAGCATTGAAGACATCGGGACGGGATGGACTACGGACGACTTTGCTCTTGTCCGCCGTCGCCATTATGTTATGTCTCATAACAAGAGTTGAGAATCACCGGGAGGAAGCCATGCTGGACACCAGCACGGAGCCGGGCGTCGCGCCCGCGGATACGTCGTACCTGGAGCGGCGCAACCCGCTGACCGGCGCGGTCGCGACCCGGATGCCCGCCCACGACGTGGACGCCGCCCGTGCGGTCGCCGACGCGGCCGAGGCCGCCCTGCCGGTCTGGTCCGAACTCGGGCCGACGGCCCGGCGCACCGTGCTGCTGCGGGCGGCTGAGTGCCTGACGGCGCGAGCCGACGCCTTCGTGGCGGCGATGACGGCGGAGATCGGGGCGACCGAGGGCTGGGCCCGGTTCAACCTCCAGCTCGCCGCCGCCATGACCCGGGAGGCGGCGGCGCTGACCACGCAGATCGGCGGCGAGGTGATCCCCTCCGACAAGCCGGGCTGCCTCGCCATGAGCGTGCGGGAGCCCGCTGGCGTCGTCCTCGGCATCGCGCCCTGGAATGCCCCGATCATCCTGGGCGTGCGCGCCGTGGCGGTGCCGCTCGCCTGCGGCAACACGGCAATCCTGAAGGCCTCCGAACAGTGCCCGCGCACCCACGCGCTGATCGTCGAAGCCTTCCGGGAGGCCGGTCTGCCGGACGGCGCGCTCGGTTTCGTGGCGAACCGGCCTGAGGCGGCCGGCGCCGTCGTCGGCGCGCTGATCGACCACCCGGCCGTGCGCCGCATCAACTTCACCGGCTCCACGTCGGTCGGGCGGGTCATCGCCCGGCGGGCGGCCGAGCACCTGAAGCCGGTGCTGCTGGAACTCGGGGGCAAGGCCCCGCTCCTCGTCTTGGAGGATGCCGACCTCGACGAGGCCGTGAAGGCCGCGGCCTTCGGCGCCTTCATGAACCAGGGCCAGATCTGCATGTCGACCGAGCGCATCATCGTGCTCGACGCAGTGGCCGACGAATTCGCCGAGCGCTTCCGCGCCAAGGCCGCCGCGCTCAGCGTCGGCGATCCCCGAGAGGGCAGGGCGCCCCTCGGCGCGGTCGTCGACCTGAAGACGGTCGATCACGTGCGGGGCCTCGTGGAGGATGCGGTGGCGGACGGCGCGACGCTGCTGACCGGCGGGGCGGCCGACGGCGTGCTGATGCCCGCCCATGTCGTCGACCGGGTGACGCCCGCCATGCGGCTGTTCCGCGAGGAGACCTTCGGCCCGGTGGTGGCGCTCGTGCGGGCCCGTGATGAGGCGGAGGCGATCGCGCTCGCCAACGACACCGAATACGGCCTCTCGGCCTCGATCTTCACCCGCGACGCTGCGCGGGGCCTGCGCGTAGCGCGGCGGATCAAGTCCGGCATCTGCCACATCAACGGGCCGACCGTGCACGACGAGGCCCAGATGCCGTTCGGCGGCGTCAAGGCCTCCGGCTACGGCCGTTTCGGCGGTCGGGCCGGTATCGACGCCTTCACGGAGCTGCGCTGGATCACGGTCGAGACCCAGCCCGGCCATTTTCCGATCTGACGGAGGCGCGCGATGAACCGGCTCACCGGACGCTGCGCGGCCGACCGGCTCGCGCTCGCGGCTGGCGCCGCCGCGGCGCAGGAAGCCGGCGCCGGCCGCCGCGCCGGGGCCGCACGACGGGATACGCCGGACCCTGTTCGTCGCGCACGGCCTCCGCAGGCCCGACCACGTCGCGGTTGATGCCTCCGCGTCGCGGTGACGACCGGTCCCGGCCCGCGGCACCCGTCTCAAGTCTTCTCCGAACGCGCGTCGCGCATCTCATTTCGGATTTCATCCCGGATCCACTCGCGGACTTCACTGGAACAGCAGTCATGGCCAACGATCACGACACCGTCGCCTACGAGGTCCAGGACCGCGTCGCCTGGGTCCGCTTCAACCGGCCCGAAAAGCGCAACTGCATGTCGCCCGCCCTCAACCGGCGTATGATGGAGGTTCTGGATACGCTGGAATTCCGCGAGGACGTCGGCGTCCTGGTGCTCACCGGCGAGGGCACGGCCTGGTCGGCCGGCATGGACCTGAAGGAGTATTTCCGCGAAACCGAGGCGCAGGGGCTGGCCGGCACCCGCAAGGCGCAGCGCGAGAGCTACGGCTGGTGGCGGCGCCTGCGCTGGTATCAAAAGCCCACCATCGCGATGGTCAACGGCTGGTGCTTCGGCGGCGGCTACGGGCCGCTCTACGCCTGCGACCTCGCCTTTGCGGCCGAGGAGGCGCAGTTCGGCCTCAGCGAGATCAACTGGGGCATCCTGCCGGGCGGCGGCGCCACGAAGGTGGCGGTGGCGCTGACTTCGTTCCGCAACGCCATGTACCACGCGATGATGGGCGAGACCGTCGACGGTCGCACGGCCGCCGCCTGGGGCTTCGTGAACGAGGCGGTGCCGGCTGATCAGCTCCGGGCGCGCGTCGCGGCGGTGGCAGCCGTGCTCCTGAAGAAGAACCCGGTCGCCCTGAAGGCCACGAAGGACGCGGTGCGGCGGGTCGCCGACATGACCTACGATGACGCCGAGGATTATCTGATCCGGGCTCAGGAAGCGGCGAACAGCTTCGACAATGAGGGTCGGAAAGAGGGCATCCGGCAGTTCATCGACGAGAAGAGCTACAAGCCGGGCCTCGGCGCCTACGACCTGTCCAAGCACAAGACCTGACGAGAGCGCCCCGGCGGACACCTGGGCGGCGGAGGCCGCCCGGCCCGTCGGCGGCCGCTGCCGCAATCCCCGACCCATCCCGATGAGCCCGCGCGCATCGCCTGCGCCGCGAGGGAGAGCCGAGTCATGCCCAACCTTGCCCGCCTGCTCCGGCCCCGATCGGTCGCGATCGTCGGCGCATCCGACAAGCCGGGCGCGCTCGGCGCCTCGGTCCTCGCGAACCTGACGCGGGCCGGATATGCCGGCCCGATCCACCTGATCAATCCCCGGCGCGCCGAGATCGCCGGCCGCGCCTGCCTGCCCTCGGTCGAGGCGCTGCCCGAGGGCATCGACGTCGCGGTGCTGGCCATCCCCCGCGCGGCGGTGCTGGAGACCATGCGCGCCCTGGCGGAGCGCCGGGTCGGGGCAGCGATCATCTTTTCGGCCGGCTTCGCCGAGGGCGGGGAGGCCGGGCTCGCCGAGCAGCGCGCGATCGCCCAGATCGCGCGGGACGCCGACATGGTCGTCGAGGGGCCGAACTGCCTCGGCCTCATCAATTTCGTGGACGGCGTGCCGCTCACCTTCGTGGAACTGCCCGCGACGCCCCTGGCCGGCCGGCCCGGCATCGGGATCGTGTCGCAGTCCGGGGCGATGGCGGCGGTACTCGGCGTCACCCTGATGGCTCGGGATCTCGGCCTGTCCTACTCGGTCTCGACCGGCAACGAGGCCGCGAGCGGCGTCGAGGACTACGTCGACCACCTCGTCGACGACCCCGATACCCGGGTGATCGCGATGATCGTCGAGCAGTTCCGCCGACCCGCCCGCTTCCTGGCCGCGGCCGAGCGGGCGCGCGCCGCCGGCAAGCCGGTCGTGTTGCTCCATCCCGGGCGCGGCGAGGCGGCACGCCGCTCGGCCGCGACCCATACGGGGGCGCTCGCGGGCGATTACGCGGTGATGCGCCTCAAGGTCGAGCGGGCGGGCGTCAGCGTCGTCGGCACCCTGGAGGAACTCGGCGACGTCGCCGAACTGCTGCTGCGCTGCCCGCCCTTTAGCGCGGGTGGCACCGCGGTGCTCACCGAATCCGGCGCCTACAAGGCGCTGACCCTCGACCTTGCGGAGGATGTCGGCCTCGCCCTGCCGCCGCTCGGCGACGCCGACAGCCCGGCACTGCGGGCGGCGTTGCCGGACTTCGTGCCGGTGAGCAACCCGGTCGACCTCACCGCTCAGGCCCTGGTCGATCCCGACCTCTACCGGCGTGCGCTCGCCGCGCTCTTGGACGACACGCGCGTCGCCGCCGTGGTGCTCGGCATCATCCAGACCGACGCAGCGACCTGCGCCCTCAAATTCCCGCCGATCATCGAGGCTCTGCGCGCCCTGAAGCCGGGAAAGCCCGTCCTCTTCGGCGGCCTCGACGAGGGCGCGGCTGTGGCGGGGGAGCATATCGCGGCCCTGCGCGCCCTCGGGGTCCCCTATTTCGCCACCTGCGAGCGGGTGATCCGCGCGCTCGCCGTGGTGGCGCGGCGCGGTGGGGCGCCCGCGGAGGCCGCGCCGGTGCCGCCCCTGCCGCCGCGCTTCGCCGACGACGTCCGGGGCGTCGTACCGGAATACCGGGCCAAGGCCCTGCTGGCGCCCTTGGGCATCCCGTTCCCGGAGAGCCGCATGGCGACGACTCTGGCGGAGGCGCACGAAGCGGCCGGACAGCTCGGCTATCCCGTCGTCCTCAAGGCGCAATCGGCAGAGCTGTCCCACAAGAGCGATGCCGGCGGGGTCATCGTCGGCCTCGCCGACCCGGGCGACCTGGCCCGGGGATGGGCGCAGCTCGCCGCCAACATCGCGCATCACCGGCCCGGCCTGGTGCTCGACGGCGTTCTCGTCGAACGGATGGGCGCGCGCGGCGTCGAACTGATCGTCGGCGGCCGCAGCGATCCGGATTGGGGGCCGGTGGTGCTGGTCGGGTTCGGCGGCGTCCAGGCGGAGGTGCTCAAGGACGTGTGCCTGTTGCCGCCGGACCTGGACGAGGCCGCCATCGCCGACCGGATCCGCACCCTGCGCAGCGCCGCCCTGCTCGACGGGTTCCGCGGCGCTCCGGCCCTCGACGTCGCGGCGGTCGCCCGCGTGGCCGCGGCCGTGGGCCGAGCGCTCCTCAGCGAGACGCGCATCCGGGAGATCGATCTCAATCCCGTCGTGGTGAGGCCCGTCGGCGAAGGCGCCGTCGCCCTCGATGCGCTCATGATCTTCGCGCCGCCCTGAGGGCGCCCATCCTCGCCGCGAGCGCCGGTCCGAACGCCAGGGACCGATTGTCGGCGAGGCCAGGGGCCGCGGGCCGGTTCCGGACCGGACCGGACCGGACGACAAATCTCGGAGAAGAGCCCGAACAAGGGCCGCTCATCAGACCTTTGAAGAGGGAGAGGAACGCATGGCTGACGCATTGATACTGGGGCGCAGCACCCCGAGGGCAGGAGCGCTGACGGTCGGCCTCTGCTGCCTCGTGACCTTGATCGAAGGGTTCGATCTCCAGTCGGCCGGCGTCGTCGCCCCGCGGCTCGTTTCCATCTTCAACCTCACCCCTGGCCAGCTCGGCCTGTTCTTCTCGGCGAGCACGATGGGGCTGCTGATCGGCGCCGCCTTCGGTGGCCGCCTCTCCGACCGGGTCGGCCGGAAGAAGTCCCTCATCGTCTCGGTCGCCCTGTTCGGCCTCATGTCGATCTTCACGGGGCTGGCGAACAGCTTCGAGGTACTGCTCCTCGCCCGTCTTCTCACGGGTGTCGGGCTCGGGGCCGCCCTGCCGAACCTGATCGCCCTCGTCGCCGAGAGCACCGCGCCGGAGCGGCGCGCGAGCGCCGTGGCCCTGCTCTATGCGGGCCTTCCGGCCGGGGGCGCCCTGGCAAGTCTGTTCACGCTTGTCGGAGCGGAATCCCACCACTGGTCGACGATCTTCATCACCGGGGGTGTCGCGCCGCTCCTGGTCGTGCCGCTGATCTGGGCTTGGCTGCCGCACAGCAGCACGGCCAGCGCCAAGCAGGGTGGGGGCCGTGTGAGGAGCGTCCCGACGGCCCTGTTCGGCGAAGGACGGGCGACAACGACTCTGATCCTGTGGCTTGCCTTCGTGCTCGGACTGCTGGTCCTCTATCTCCTGCTCAACTGGCTTCCATCGCTCGTCATCGCCCGTGGCATGAGCCGGGCCGACGCTTCCTGGGTGCAGTTCGTGTTCAATCTCGGCTCCGCCCTGGGCAGCACCGCGACCGGTCTCCTGATGGATCGCTGGGGAAAAGCGGCGACCGCGGCCCTCGTGTTCAGCGCGAGCGTCGCCGCCCTGATCCTGATCGCCTTCGTCCCCTCTAACCTGTCGGCGCTGGTCTTCGCGGGCTTCTTCCTCGGGGTCGCGCTGGCCGGAACGCAGGCCGTGCTCTACGCCTTGGCGCCGAGCTGTTATCCGACCGATGTCCTCGGCACGGGCGTCGGGGCCGCCGTCTCGATGGGACGTTTCGGCTCCGTCCTCGGGCCGATGCTGGCCGGAACGCTCGTCGGCGCCGGCCGGAGCGACGTCGAGGTGCTCGTCGCGCTCATTCCGATCCTGATGATCTCGGGCGGCGCGGCCACGATCCTGAGCCTCCGCATCCGGTCAGCGTAAATCGCGCCACTTGTCGGGACCCGTCGGGAAGCCGGTTTTCCAACCGTTTCAACCCGCTCCGTGCGCGAAAATGCAACCACAGAGTGCGGCCATGGCGCAAGAGCACGCAAGCCGCACAGCGTGGCACGCTCGAATCTCAAGAACAGACCACGACCGTTGATGCCAACCACAAGCAAATGGGGAGAGGGATGAAAGTCAAAATATCGAGTGCATGCCTGTCGTACTACCGGCGGGAAAATGCGCGAAGCACACGCGGCAGAACAGCACGAGCCGCCGCCCTTCTGGCCACCACCTTGATACTTGCCGGCGCTGCGCCGGGTTGGGTCCAGGCGGAAGAACTGATCCAGGGGCCGTCGGGCGCCCCCCTGGGGCCCGAACCGCCGAAACCGTCCTCGCCCTTCTTCCGGTTCAGCGATACGCAGGTGAGCTACACATACCTGAACGATCTCCGGCAGCCGGGCGTCACCGGTGGCCGGGCCGGACGCTCCATCGAGGGGCGTAGCGCGCCGGGCAACATGCTGAGCCTCACCCATGTCCATGGCTGGGAGTACGGCACCAATTTCCTCAACCTCGACCTGCGGCGCTACGGTTCGCAGATCCCGGCCGGCCGGCCGCCCTTTCCCGGACCGGCCACGACCTTCGATTACGGCCAGACCACCCTGTTCCTGACCTATCGCGGCACCTTGAGCGGCAACGCCATGGTGGCAACTCCGCTCTTCGTCCTGCCCGGCATCATCAAGGACGTGTCGCTGGCCTACGGCGTCGATCATCAGAGCGACAACACGCGGCTGTCGCTGCTGCGGACCCGGGCGATGGGCGGCCTCAGCTTCTCGTTCGATGTCCCGGTCGGCTTCTTCAACCTCGCGGTGCTCGCCCAGAGGGACTGGTTCCGCTTTGCCGACTTGCTGCCACCCCTTCGCCAGACCGGGACGGACATCGTGCCCCGCGTCGAAGCGACCTATCTGGTACCACTGACGTTCACGGGTTTGCCGCTTTCGCTGACGGGCTTCGCCTCCTACAACCCGCCCCGCGGCGACGACCCGAAGGGCGGACGGCTGAAGGCCGAGGTTCTGGTGCGCAGCAACCTCGTCCTCGACGTCGGGGACCTGCTCTACAACAAGCCTAACCGCATGAAGGCGTTCATCGGCGTCCTGCATCAGAAGAACCTGCTCGGCGCCAATTCCCGCGTCGTGCCCGGCGCGCAGTTCACCTCGTTCTTGGCCGGCCTGAGCTTCTCCGTGTTCTGAACGGGCCATCCGTCAATTTGAGCATCGTCCCGAAAGCTGGTTACCGGCTTTCGGAAAAAGATGATGCGAAAACAAGCGCCTCAAACATCGCCCTGGATCAGGTCACAGTACACGACAGGGTAGCGGCGGGCGGTGCGAAGTGATGGGCTGAAGGACTGACCTGACCGGTATTTTGGACCGAGCCGAGTGAGAGGTTGACCTGACCGGCTGGCTTTGGACTGGGCTGATTGAGAGGGTCAGCCAGGACCGAAGGAGTCGGACATGCGGCGAGGACAGAAGACGAGCGCGGAGTAGGTCGTGCGGTCGTGTCCCTGTGCGTTGTGTAGCTCGCTGAGGGCCACCACGATCACCGGCCGGGGCCGGGCGGATCAGGCTGCCAGGGTGGGCAGGCTGACGAGGGGATCATCGCCGATTGGGGCGATGCTTTCCAGGGTGATGTAGCGTGAGCGCTGTACGGCCCACTCGTCGTTTTGTTCGAGCCGGATCGCGCCGACGAGGCGCGTGATGGCTGCCTCGTTGGGGAAGATACCCACGACCTCGGTCCGGCGTTTGATCTCACCGTTCAGGCGCTCCAGCGGG from Methylobacterium sp. AMS5 carries:
- the mhpT gene encoding 3-(3-hydroxy-phenyl)propionate transporter MhpT, which encodes MADALILGRSTPRAGALTVGLCCLVTLIEGFDLQSAGVVAPRLVSIFNLTPGQLGLFFSASTMGLLIGAAFGGRLSDRVGRKKSLIVSVALFGLMSIFTGLANSFEVLLLARLLTGVGLGAALPNLIALVAESTAPERRASAVALLYAGLPAGGALASLFTLVGAESHHWSTIFITGGVAPLLVVPLIWAWLPHSSTASAKQGGGRVRSVPTALFGEGRATTTLILWLAFVLGLLVLYLLLNWLPSLVIARGMSRADASWVQFVFNLGSALGSTATGLLMDRWGKAATAALVFSASVAALILIAFVPSNLSALVFAGFFLGVALAGTQAVLYALAPSCYPTDVLGTGVGAAVSMGRFGSVLGPMLAGTLVGAGRSDVEVLVALIPILMISGGAATILSLRIRSA
- a CDS encoding acetate--CoA ligase family protein — protein: MPNLARLLRPRSVAIVGASDKPGALGASVLANLTRAGYAGPIHLINPRRAEIAGRACLPSVEALPEGIDVAVLAIPRAAVLETMRALAERRVGAAIIFSAGFAEGGEAGLAEQRAIAQIARDADMVVEGPNCLGLINFVDGVPLTFVELPATPLAGRPGIGIVSQSGAMAAVLGVTLMARDLGLSYSVSTGNEAASGVEDYVDHLVDDPDTRVIAMIVEQFRRPARFLAAAERARAAGKPVVLLHPGRGEAARRSAATHTGALAGDYAVMRLKVERAGVSVVGTLEELGDVAELLLRCPPFSAGGTAVLTESGAYKALTLDLAEDVGLALPPLGDADSPALRAALPDFVPVSNPVDLTAQALVDPDLYRRALAALLDDTRVAAVVLGIIQTDAATCALKFPPIIEALRALKPGKPVLFGGLDEGAAVAGEHIAALRALGVPYFATCERVIRALAVVARRGGAPAEAAPVPPLPPRFADDVRGVVPEYRAKALLAPLGIPFPESRMATTLAEAHEAAGQLGYPVVLKAQSAELSHKSDAGGVIVGLADPGDLARGWAQLAANIAHHRPGLVLDGVLVERMGARGVELIVGGRSDPDWGPVVLVGFGGVQAEVLKDVCLLPPDLDEAAIADRIRTLRSAALLDGFRGAPALDVAAVARVAAAVGRALLSETRIREIDLNPVVVRPVGEGAVALDALMIFAPP